The sequence ATGGCGGCAGCCGCGGAGCAGACCACGCCGTAGATGACATCCAGCCCGGCGATGGCGGCGTAGGCGATGGCCTGCGGCAGGGCCAGCAGGGTCACGTTGAGCGCCGCCCGCGCATCCGCCCCGAGCTTGTCCCGCGAATACCCGCGCATCGGGCCGATGCGCGGGAGGAAGCCGATCTTTTCCGTGGCGAAGTAGTCCCTGACATTCCGGGAGGACTTCCTGATGAATTTTCCGAAGCTCATGCGTGTCCCGCCCTCTTACCTGAATCTCGCCCGCCTGAACAGATGGAAGCCTAGCAGGCCGCAAAGCAGGTTTGGCGCCCAGAGCACGGCGGTGGCGGCGGCGTCCGTCTTGAAATCCTCGGCCAGGACGGTGATGAGGAAGTAGCACATGCCGATGATGATGCTGAGTATGAGGCCGCCGGAGGTGTCCTTGCGCCGGGACTTCATGCCGAGGGGCACGGCCACGCAGGCGAAGGCGATGCAGGCCAGGGAAAAGGTGTAGCGCTTGGTGATCTCCGCGCGGAATTCGATCCGTTTTTCCTGCGGCAGATCCGGATTGTCCCGCAGGTAGCTGCGGATCTCGGTGTTCGTCATCGCCCCGGAGCGGATCTTCCGGTTGCGCGTGGATCCGAAATCGAAGAGCCACGGCTCCGCCTCCCGGGCGAATGCGAACTCGGACGTGCCGTCCGGCTCCTTGGTCTCGATGAATGCGTCGATGAGCTTGAGCCGCAGCTGCTTGTTTTCCTCATCCACCACCAGCGAGACCTTCCCGGCATGGACGTAGGCCTCGGCACGGTTTGTTTCCGGGGTGTCGCCGCCGGAAACCTGATAGAGGTGGAAGCCGTAGAGCGAGTCGCCCTTTTTCTCCTCCACGAAGACCTTCTGGTTCTCGAAGCGCGACTGCACGATGCCGGGATCCAGCAGGGAGCGGGGATCGCGTTTCACCTGCTCATAGACGAGATCGGCCAGCGAGGCGGTGGCGAGCGGCACCACGTTGACATTGATCCAGAGGCACAGTGCGGAAAGCGCCGCCGCGACCGCAAAAACGGGCAGGGAGAGCCGCGCGAGGCTGATGCCTGCGACCCGGAATGCGGTTGTCTCGTGCTCCCCCGACATACGCCCGAAGACAAGCAGCACGGCGGAGAGGAAGCCCCATGGGATGGTGAACATGAGCGAATAGGGCACGACGTTCACCACAAAGCGCAGCACCAGGCCGATGGGCGCGCCCTGCTCCACGAGCAGCGGGCGGAGCTGCTTGAAGAGGTTCCCCATCACCAGCACCACGCTCAGCACCACGATCGCATACAGCGTCACGACAATCACCTGCCGGGCGATGTAACGGTCTGAAATGCGCATGGCGGATGCTCACGAACGCACGGCCCTCTGGCAAGTTGCAAGATGCGCCATAAAAAAGACCCCGCCGCCCCGGAAAAGGGACGGCGGGGAAGGAAGGGCGTGCCGGTTCTAACGGCGGCGGGGCAGCAGCGCTAGCAACCCGAGGGCACCGAGCAGCGCGGCGCTCGGCTCGGGGACGGCGGTGCCGTTGAGGGCGAGATTGTCGATTACGGTATCCGTCGAGAACGTGGTCCGATTGGTGGAGTAGTAGAGCCTGAACTCGATCGATTCCGAGGCGGCCAGCGTGCCCAGCGACGAGACGTTGAAGGTATTTGCATAGGCGTTGGCCCTTGTGTCGTGGGCGTTGAATCCAACGCCCGGCGTGGCACCCTCGCCGAACTCCCTGCCGGCAATTGCATTCCCGTCGGCGAAGGCAAGCCGGCTTGACAGCAGGTCGATCCGGTAAAACTGGGTGCCGCTGGCGTTGGGGCTGTTGAACCACCAGTCAAAGGTCAGGGTATCGAGGGTGGCAGGCTGTCCGGTGTTGTTCGTGACCGTGAAGCCAACATAATCGTTGGCGGTGATCGAGGCCGCCAGGCTGCCGGCGGTGTTGCCATGGGGAAACTCCACAGAACCGTCCCCGGGAGTGGGAAATCTTGCGCCCCCTGAGAGCACGGCGTTGCCACCGCCCAGAAGCCCGTCGGTTTGGGCCAGGTTGTCGCCATTGAAGTTGTATCCGGCGAGGACGGCGGAAGAAGCCGGGATGGAAAAGGCACCCAGAAGGCAGGCTGGAAAGATGGATTTTGGTGGTATCATGGGTTTGGTGTCGATTTGGGTTTTTGCTGGAATTCGATGGCCTCACCACAAGGGGCGAGAATGAGGCCTTCCAAGGTATGGCCTTGAAATCACGCCACAAGAATATTCTCATGAAAACTTCCATCCTGAAATGGAATCGCCAATTTTCAGTTGGTTGAATTTGGGATTTCGAAACCGGGGAATCCCCGCCTAAGCTGCTGGCGTGAGTGCCATCCTGATCCTCGAAACCTCCACCGACGCAGCTTCCATCGCACTCGCTGTGGATGGTGGGATCGTTGCGGAAAGGGGTTTCGTCAGCGACCGCAGGCACAACGCCCTCCTGTTCAGCCCGCTTTCTGAGATCCTGGGAATCCACGGCAGGAGGCCTTTCGATGGCGTCCTTGTCGGCAGCGGGCCGGGAAGCTACAGCGGCACGCGGGTGGGGATCGCAGCCGCGCAGGGCGCGGCGCTCGCGGCAGGCTGCAAGGCGGTTGCGGTGCCATCCCTGCTGGCGACGCCGCAAGCGCTTTCCGGGAAACCCTGCCTCGCTGTCGGCGATGCCCGCCGTGGTTCCTTCTGGCTGGCGAGGATGGAGGGAGGCGAGTTGCTCAACGGGCCGGAACTGACCGACAGGATCGGCTTCGAGTCCGCCTTGGCGAGGGCGAGGGAGGATGGCAGCGTTGTTTTCTGCATGGACAGGATAAGCGGGGTGGAGATTCCGCAGACACGCCCCACTGCCGCTGGCCTCTGGCAGGTATGGCAGGCGGCACCACCCCAGACCCGCGCGATCTGGGCGGGGAAAACGCCGCAGCCGATCTATCTTGCTCCGCCGCACATCACGCCCTCGAAGAAGGCTGTCTTCGGATCAGGCGTCTAAGTGCCCGAAGAAATGGCGGATGCGGCGCACCAGCGATGATGGATCCGCCTTCTTCCGACCGCTTTCCTTGGTGTCTGCCGCTCCTGCACCAGTCAGGCTTTCCTCACGGTGAAGCCTGCGTTTTTCAAGGATTCTCCCCATGCTTTCCGCCAGTTCCGGGCGCTCCGCCATCAGTGGTGAAAGCTGCGCCTTGGAGATTTCCAGTACCAGCACATCCCCGGCGGCGCGAACCGTGGCGTTGCGCGGCTCGCCGGTGACGAGAGACATTTCCCCAAAGCAATCGCCTGAGGAAAGTGTTGCCAGGACAACCCGTGGCCCATCGGATGCCTTTGCGATGACCTCCACGCTACCCTCCAGGATGAGGAACATGGATTCGCCCGGCTCGCCGCGGGTGACAAGCGCCTCCCTTGGCCCGAAGACGAGGAAACGCCCGCTGGAAATGAGCTTTTCCGCCTCTTCCTGCGCCAGGCTGTTGAACATGCCGCTGCCGCGTAGGATGCGGGTGGCGTTTTTTCTGGCGGTCACGAAGCCCTGCGGGACGTTTGGGGTGCGGGTCTCAAGGCTGCGGATGGGGAAGGGGATGCGCATGTCGCGGCGGCCCAGCTCATACCAGAGGGCGGTGCGGATTTCATCGCAGGTGACGTTGTAGAGCCGGGCGTGGCGCATCCAGAAGCGCAGCTCGTAGGTGATGGATGAGTCGCCAAAATCTATTAGGAAAACGACAGGTTCCGGACTTTCCAGGACTCCTTGGGCGGTTTTCGCGCATTTGATGAGCACCTCCTTTGCGAGGGCGGGAGGGGTATCGTAATCCAGCCCCAAGCGCAGCCGCACACCGTGCTCCGCACCGGGGTGGTTGAGGTTCACGATGCGGTTCTTGACCATCTCGCTGTTTGGGATCTCATGGGACACGCGGTCGTTGTCGATGAGGCGCGTGGAGCGCCAGTTGATCTCCGCCACCTCCGCGCGCTTGCCGCTCTCCCCCAGCAGCAGCCAGTCCCCGACCTTGTAGGCGCTGGTCATGTGGATGCTGAAACCGGCGATCACGTTGCCCAGCAAATCCTGCATCGCGAACCCCAGGATCACCGCCGCAACGCCTGAGGTCGCCACCAGCCCGGTCAGCTCCAGCCCGTATCCCCATTTCAGGATGGCCGCCCCCGCCCCCAGCACCACGATGGCTCCCGCCAGCTGCCGCAGGATGATGGGCATGGCCACCTTGCGGCGCTTCTCCAGCCAGCCAACCGTCACACCCCGGTCGAACATGACCCATGCAAACAGCGTGCCGCAGAAAACCAGCACAGCACCGAGATGCCCCATCCAGGCCTCCTGCGGATAGAACGCCCTCCCGGACACCCAGAGACCCAGCGCGAGGGCGAAAACCTGCAGCGAGATCCCCGGCGGCTTGTCAGCCTTTTTCCACCCGAAACGGAAGGCCAGCCAGACGCAGAGATAAATCCCCGCCGCCAACCCAACCGCCTCCGCAAGCCTTGCATCAAACGCCATTGCCACCATCGGATAGCGGAAATCGCCCGCCTTGTCACGCCAAGAGCCATCCCCGAAAACGGCAGGGTCGCCCCGGCCTAGTTCGGCTCCTGATCCAGATCACAATGCCCGCCACCGCCAAAGCCTCCATCCCATCCCCCTTGCACCTCCGCAATACATCCCAATCCTTACCGAGCCTGCCCTCTTCCCGCCGATTCCGAAGCATCCGGCTTGGCGAATCACCCAGAAAAAATTTCCGATCTGCCGAAGTTTCTCCTTGTCACCCCACCCTTCCCGCTGTTTTCTTGTGTCGTTGATTCATTCAACTTCAGCGTTCCACCAGTGACAAACCTGTCACGCGTATCGAAACGAAATTTCTAGACCCCAATCATCTAAACCCCTAAACATTGGTTGCCATGAAACATCTCATCCCTCTCACCGCCCTCGCCGCGCTCGCCGCGTCGGGATTCTCCTCCGCCCAGACCCCAGCCTACTCGAAGCCGAGCGGATATGTGACGCAAAGCATCGTTCAAGGGTTTAACCCGATCGGCTTTACCCTTCAATTGGCTCCAACCACCAGCGGATCATTCACGGGTGTTGCTGCATCCACTGTATCCGACTCGACGAAAGATTTTTCCGCGCTTCTTGTCCCTGGGGCGATTTATACGTTGGAAGTAACGAATGGAAATGCAGTTTCTCAGGTTGTTGAGGTCGGCTCGGGTAGCGGAGCGAATCTGAACACCGCAGGTGATCTTCTCGCTGCGGGTGCGGTGATTGGAAATTCGTATGTGCTGAGGAAAGCGGCCACCCTCGAAGAGATTTTCGGAACCACCGGCTCTGTGCTCGCGAAAAACAATGCGGTGAACAACGCAGATGTGGTTTGGGTGCCCGATGGTGCAGGCAATTACACTCGTTACTTCCAGAACGCGGCGGGTGCTTGGCGCAATGCCACCACCCCTGGTTTGGCTCCTAACACTCCGGTCGTTTACCTGGATGCCGTCTTCATACAGCGCAAGTCGGCTACGCCAGTGAATCTCGTCCTCACTGGTC comes from Akkermansiaceae bacterium and encodes:
- a CDS encoding LptF/LptG family permease; the encoded protein is MRISDRYIARQVIVVTLYAIVVLSVVLVMGNLFKQLRPLLVEQGAPIGLVLRFVVNVVPYSLMFTIPWGFLSAVLLVFGRMSGEHETTAFRVAGISLARLSLPVFAVAAALSALCLWINVNVVPLATASLADLVYEQVKRDPRSLLDPGIVQSRFENQKVFVEEKKGDSLYGFHLYQVSGGDTPETNRAEAYVHAGKVSLVVDEENKQLRLKLIDAFIETKEPDGTSEFAFAREAEPWLFDFGSTRNRKIRSGAMTNTEIRSYLRDNPDLPQEKRIEFRAEITKRYTFSLACIAFACVAVPLGMKSRRKDTSGGLILSIIIGMCYFLITVLAEDFKTDAAATAVLWAPNLLCGLLGFHLFRRARFR
- the tsaB gene encoding tRNA (adenosine(37)-N6)-threonylcarbamoyltransferase complex dimerization subunit type 1 TsaB, giving the protein MSAILILETSTDAASIALAVDGGIVAERGFVSDRRHNALLFSPLSEILGIHGRRPFDGVLVGSGPGSYSGTRVGIAAAQGAALAAGCKAVAVPSLLATPQALSGKPCLAVGDARRGSFWLARMEGGELLNGPELTDRIGFESALARAREDGSVVFCMDRISGVEIPQTRPTAAGLWQVWQAAPPQTRAIWAGKTPQPIYLAPPHITPSKKAVFGSGV
- a CDS encoding mechanosensitive ion channel: MAFDARLAEAVGLAAGIYLCVWLAFRFGWKKADKPPGISLQVFALALGLWVSGRAFYPQEAWMGHLGAVLVFCGTLFAWVMFDRGVTVGWLEKRRKVAMPIILRQLAGAIVVLGAGAAILKWGYGLELTGLVATSGVAAVILGFAMQDLLGNVIAGFSIHMTSAYKVGDWLLLGESGKRAEVAEINWRSTRLIDNDRVSHEIPNSEMVKNRIVNLNHPGAEHGVRLRLGLDYDTPPALAKEVLIKCAKTAQGVLESPEPVVFLIDFGDSSITYELRFWMRHARLYNVTCDEIRTALWYELGRRDMRIPFPIRSLETRTPNVPQGFVTARKNATRILRGSGMFNSLAQEEAEKLISSGRFLVFGPREALVTRGEPGESMFLILEGSVEVIAKASDGPRVVLATLSSGDCFGEMSLVTGEPRNATVRAAGDVLVLEISKAQLSPLMAERPELAESMGRILEKRRLHREESLTGAGAADTKESGRKKADPSSLVRRIRHFFGHLDA